In Nicotiana tabacum cultivar K326 chromosome 11, ASM71507v2, whole genome shotgun sequence, a single window of DNA contains:
- the LOC107779672 gene encoding amino-acid permease BAT1 homolog codes for MSMNIEECNKGAIDSDHARLHELGYKQELKRDLSVLSNFAFSFSIISVLTGLNTLFGTGLSFGGPISYIYGWLIAGSFTMVVGLSMAEICSSYPTSGGLYYWSAMLAGPTWAPFASWITGWFNIVGQWAVTTSVDYSLAQLLQVIILLSTGGVNGGGYQASKYVVIALHAAILLLHAILNSLPISWLSFFGQLAAAWNVLGVFLLMILIPAVATERASTKFVFTNFNTENEGGIGNKVYIFVLGLLMSQYTLLGYDASAHMTEETKDADKNGPKGIVGAIGISLIVGWAYILGITFAVTDIPHLLSKNNDAGGYAIAQIFYDAFNNRFGSGVGGILCLGIIAVAIFFCGMSSLTSNSRMAYAFSRDGAMPFSPFWRKVNEQEVPINAVWMSALIAFCMALTSLGSLVAFQAMTSIATIGLYIAYALPSLFRVTLARKSFTPGPFNLGRYGVVVGWIAVLWVAVISVLFSLPVAYPITDQTLNYTPVAVGGLLILLLSSWFFSARHWFKGPITNIEV; via the exons atgagTATGAATATTGAAGAATGCAATAAAGGTGCTATTGATTCAGACCATGCACGTCTTCACGAACTTGGCTACAAACAAGAACTCAAGCGCGATCTTTC GGTGTTATCGAACTTTGCATTTTCATTTTCTATAATATCAGTGCTTACTGGTTTAAACACATTGTTCGGAACTGGATTAAGTTTTGGTGGGCCAATTTCTTATATATATGGATGGCTAATTGCTGGTTCATTTACTATGGTTGTTGGTTTATCAATGGCTGAGATTTGTTCATCTTATCCAACTTCTGGTGGTCTTTATTATTGGAGTGCTATGCTTGCTGGTCCAACTTGGGCTCCTTTTGCTTCTTGGATCACTGGCTG GTTCAACATTGTTGGTCAG TGGGCAGTGACAACAAGTGTAGATTATTCATTGGCACAATTGCTTCAAGTGATAATACTCCTTAGCACAGGTGGAGTGAATGGAGGTGGATATCAGGCCTCTAAATATGTAGTTATTGCCTTACATGCTGCAATTCTGCTCTTACATGCTATTTTGAATAGTCTTCCTATCTCTTGGTTGTCCTTCTTTGGACAACTTGCTGCAGCTTGGAATGTTTTAG GTGTTTTTCTTCTTATGATACTGATTCCTGCGGTTGCAACTGAACGAGCCAGCACTAAATTTGTATTCACTAACTTCAATACTGAAAATGAAGGTGGCATTGGCAATAAAGTCTACATCTTTGTTCTTGGACTTCTCATGAGCCAGTATACATTGTTAGGTTATGATGCTTCTGCTCATATG ACAGAGGAAACAAAAGATGCAGATAAAAATGGGCCAAAAGGAATTGTAGGTGCTATTGGCATATCACTAATTGTTGGATGGGCATATATACTTGGTATAACCTTTGCAGTTACTGACATACCTCATCTGTTGAGTAAAAACAACGACGCGGGTGGTTATGCGATCGCTCAAATATTTTATGATGCATTCAACAACAGGTTTGGTAGTGGTGTTGGTGGAATTCTTTGCTTAGGCATAATTGCTGTTGCTATATTCTTCTGTGGCATGAGCTCACTGACTAGCAACTCTAG GATGGCTTATGCATTCTCGCGAGACGGAGCAATGCCATTTTCGCCCTTCTGGCGCAAAGTAAACGAGCAGGAGGTTCCAATAAACGCAGTCTGGATGTCAGCGCTTATAGCATTTTGCATGGCATTGACG TCTCTTGGAAGCTTGGTAGCATTTCAAGCGATGACATCAATAGCAACAATCGGGCTATATATCGCGTATGCCTTGCCATCCTTATTCAGAGTGACTTTGGCTCGAAAGTCTTTCACTCCAGGACCGTTCAACTTGGGACGCTATGGGGTCGTTGTTGGTTGGATCGCGGTGTTGTGGGTTGCAGTCATCTCTGTGCTCTTCTCTTTGCCTGTTGCTTACCCTATTACAGATCAAACTCTCAATTATACTCCTGTTGCAGTTGGTGgccttcttattcttcttctttcttcttggtTTTTTAGTGCTAGGCATTGGTTTAAAGGTCCTATAACAAATATTGAAGTATAG